The following are encoded together in the Gammaproteobacteria bacterium genome:
- a CDS encoding UPF0261 family protein, with protein sequence MATVVLLGTLDTKATEYAFLKDRIAEANCDVVVINAGVLGDPEYPTDYSRADVAAAAGVDLEDLVNAGDRGAAVEAMARGAAVIVQDLHQKGRLNGILGLGGSGGSSLISYSMRLLPIGVPKLLVSTMASGDTRPYVGTADIAMMYSVVDIAGINEISARILGNAAAGIAGMAKAHEAYVPADTGRPLVGATMFGVTTASVTAAREWLEDHGYEVLVFHATGTGGQSMEALMESGYITASLDITTTELVDELVGGVLSAGPDRLEMAGRLGIPQVVSLGALDMCNFGPISTVPDKYKDRNLYVHNPTVTLMRTTPEECAQLGRTIAAKLNEAKGPLTVFIPLKGVSAIATEGGVFYDPDADEALIRELKAHLDPSVEVIEMDTDVNDPEFATAMARRLDEHYRAWAASRPQA encoded by the coding sequence ATGGCAACAGTCGTATTGCTTGGAACACTGGATACGAAGGCAACCGAGTACGCCTTCTTGAAAGACAGGATCGCCGAGGCGAACTGTGACGTCGTCGTGATCAACGCAGGAGTCCTGGGCGACCCTGAGTACCCAACCGACTACTCGCGTGCCGACGTGGCAGCCGCCGCCGGAGTGGATCTCGAAGATTTGGTGAATGCCGGCGACAGGGGAGCGGCAGTCGAGGCCATGGCGCGAGGCGCCGCCGTGATCGTCCAGGACCTGCATCAGAAAGGTCGGCTCAACGGGATTCTCGGCCTCGGGGGATCGGGCGGTTCATCGCTGATCAGCTATTCGATGCGCCTGCTTCCGATTGGTGTGCCGAAGCTGCTGGTCTCAACGATGGCATCGGGCGATACCCGCCCATACGTCGGCACGGCCGATATCGCCATGATGTACTCGGTGGTCGACATCGCGGGCATCAACGAGATCTCGGCGAGGATCTTGGGGAATGCAGCCGCGGGCATCGCAGGCATGGCGAAAGCCCACGAGGCCTATGTTCCCGCGGATACGGGGAGGCCGCTCGTTGGAGCAACCATGTTCGGGGTGACGACGGCGTCGGTGACAGCGGCTCGCGAGTGGCTGGAGGATCACGGCTACGAGGTTCTGGTCTTCCATGCCACAGGGACCGGGGGGCAGTCTATGGAAGCGCTCATGGAGAGCGGCTACATCACCGCATCCCTGGATATCACGACCACCGAACTCGTCGACGAGCTGGTCGGTGGCGTGCTCTCGGCCGGACCGGACCGACTCGAAATGGCCGGCCGGCTCGGCATACCGCAAGTCGTTTCCCTCGGCGCGCTCGACATGTGCAACTTCGGACCGATCAGCACGGTTCCGGACAAGTACAAGGATCGCAACCTCTATGTGCACAACCCTACGGTCACATTGATGCGGACGACTCCGGAAGAGTGTGCACAGCTGGGACGCACGATCGCGGCCAAGCTGAACGAGGCCAAAGGCCCGCTGACGGTGTTCATTCCCCTCAAGGGCGTATCGGCGATCGCCACGGAGGGGGGCGTGTTCTATGACCCGGACGCCGACGAGGCGCTGATCAGGGAACTGAAGGCTCACCTGGACCCGTCGGTCGAGGTGATCGAGATGGACACCGACGTGAACGACCCGGAGTTCGCCACTGCCATGGCGCGACGCCTCGACGAGCACTATCGAGCCTGGGCGGCATCACGCCCGCAAGCCTGA
- a CDS encoding PEP-utilizing protein — MADESKIIKQFLGDEDFPIDWDNEGEKGLFWVYDDLHCPQPLSPMYFDIGGWWLTCDHMFRRFGTPFASDWIAKNVNGYLYTAAVPADPDFKVESMEYSNVYYPRVPKDDPEYASKIGAYLGAVLPTYGQNFADWWRDRLVPEMRRNFDYLEDRIDRWEEIPLMEWATILEDAMDIHDRHWKIHWMLNFAQLSATLNLQAVMEEVRGEADPVLLGRLQNSAEDRNWDSIGALWKMKEEIKGDAELSEMFSRDTGTEVLEALEASERGQKFIAERLKPYQREFGWHAVWSHEFIFATRFERAQPVLEVIKGYLETDYDYPSTVKHLAEDIAAASAEILEGLEGEALEKMKAANEINLKMAPLTPDHHFYIDQGSNAHLRLVLVCIGRHLVKMGVLDEADDVIYLKYNELRYFLGDPENFDARSIVATRKAEREAAYTVRPKDWIGTATESQLEFPYLGLWGFPDRLYMEQPEAEDQIAGLAASPGVYQGTAKVVLSVDEFDLVNKGDILVCQMTNPAWVTLFTKISGLVTDAGGLTSHPAVLAREFGIPAVIGTSVATEKIRTGDRLRVNGSTGVVEILAEGDKEGDVIGSDLFKT; from the coding sequence ATGGCGGACGAGAGCAAGATCATCAAGCAGTTCCTGGGCGATGAGGACTTCCCGATCGACTGGGACAACGAGGGGGAGAAGGGCCTCTTCTGGGTCTACGACGACCTGCACTGCCCGCAGCCGCTGTCGCCGATGTACTTCGACATCGGAGGATGGTGGCTGACCTGTGACCACATGTTCCGCAGGTTCGGCACCCCCTTCGCTTCGGACTGGATCGCCAAGAACGTCAACGGGTATCTCTACACCGCGGCGGTACCGGCCGATCCGGACTTCAAGGTCGAATCGATGGAGTACTCCAACGTCTACTACCCGCGGGTCCCCAAGGACGATCCGGAGTACGCGTCCAAGATCGGCGCCTATCTGGGCGCGGTCCTGCCGACGTATGGACAGAACTTTGCGGACTGGTGGCGGGACCGGTTGGTGCCGGAGATGCGCAGGAACTTCGACTATCTGGAGGATCGCATCGATCGCTGGGAGGAGATCCCGCTCATGGAGTGGGCGACCATCCTCGAAGATGCGATGGACATCCACGATCGTCACTGGAAGATCCACTGGATGCTGAACTTTGCTCAGCTCTCGGCGACGCTCAATCTTCAGGCCGTCATGGAAGAAGTGCGGGGCGAGGCCGATCCGGTGCTCTTGGGCCGGCTGCAGAACTCTGCCGAGGACCGCAACTGGGACTCGATCGGCGCCCTGTGGAAGATGAAAGAGGAGATCAAGGGCGACGCCGAGCTATCGGAGATGTTCTCCAGGGACACCGGTACCGAGGTGCTCGAGGCCCTCGAGGCTTCCGAGCGGGGCCAGAAGTTCATTGCAGAGCGGCTCAAGCCGTATCAGCGCGAGTTCGGCTGGCACGCCGTGTGGAGTCACGAGTTCATCTTCGCCACCCGGTTCGAGAGGGCCCAGCCGGTGCTCGAAGTCATCAAGGGATACCTCGAGACGGACTATGACTACCCGTCCACTGTGAAGCACCTCGCGGAGGACATCGCCGCGGCCTCGGCCGAGATCCTCGAGGGTCTCGAAGGCGAGGCGCTCGAGAAGATGAAGGCTGCCAACGAGATCAACCTGAAGATGGCTCCGCTGACACCGGATCACCACTTCTATATCGACCAGGGCAGCAACGCCCACTTGCGGTTGGTTCTCGTGTGCATCGGCCGCCATCTGGTAAAGATGGGGGTCCTCGACGAAGCAGACGACGTGATCTACCTGAAGTACAACGAGCTGCGGTACTTCCTGGGCGATCCGGAGAACTTCGATGCACGCAGCATCGTTGCCACACGCAAGGCGGAGCGAGAGGCTGCCTACACGGTTCGGCCGAAGGACTGGATCGGCACGGCGACCGAGTCTCAGCTCGAGTTCCCCTACCTGGGCCTCTGGGGATTCCCGGATCGGCTCTACATGGAACAGCCGGAGGCCGAGGATCAGATCGCGGGTCTGGCCGCATCGCCCGGCGTGTACCAGGGGACCGCCAAGGTGGTGCTCAGCGTCGACGAGTTCGACTTGGTCAACAAGGGCGACATCCTGGTTTGCCAGATGACCAACCCCGCCTGGGTTACCCTGTTCACAAAGATCAGCGGCCTGGTGACCGACGCGGGAGGTCTCACGTCACACCCGGCTGTACTCGCCCGTGAGTTTGGCATCCCGGCCGTGATCGGGACCTCGGTGGCGACGGAGAAGATCAGAACGGGAGACCGCCTTCGGGTCAACGGTTCGACTGGCGTCGTGGAGATCCTCGCCGAGGGGGACAAGGAGGGAGACGTTATCGGGTCTGACCTATTCAAGACATGA
- a CDS encoding ATP-binding cassette domain-containing protein — protein sequence MEIAEGERRAILGPNGAGKTTLFNVIAGDYLPTSGDVYLFGKKITDLPAHKRTRMGLARTYQTSLLFGGLSVRDNIFLGVRGVKPRRLSFRRPTRNDRDHAAVEQLAESVGLTSELDTGVVSLSHGQQRQLEIAMALSSSPRLLLLDEPAAGLSPSERADLLALLGGLPGTITVILIEHDMDVALQAADWVTVMHNGSIFAEGDPDEIQDNQVVLDIYLGARGHE from the coding sequence ATGGAGATCGCTGAAGGAGAGCGGCGCGCGATCCTCGGTCCGAACGGGGCAGGCAAGACGACGCTCTTCAACGTGATCGCAGGGGACTACCTGCCCACGTCGGGCGACGTCTACCTCTTTGGCAAGAAGATCACCGACCTGCCGGCGCACAAGCGGACGCGAATGGGTCTGGCCCGCACCTACCAGACGTCGCTGCTCTTCGGTGGGCTGAGCGTTCGCGACAACATTTTCCTCGGTGTCCGAGGCGTCAAACCGAGGCGGCTCAGCTTCCGGCGGCCGACCAGGAACGATCGCGACCATGCAGCGGTGGAACAACTGGCCGAGTCGGTCGGGTTGACATCCGAACTCGATACGGGTGTCGTCTCACTGTCGCATGGACAACAGCGCCAGTTGGAGATCGCCATGGCCTTGTCATCGTCTCCCCGATTGCTCCTGCTCGACGAGCCTGCGGCAGGGTTGTCTCCGAGTGAGCGCGCCGACCTGTTGGCCCTTCTGGGAGGATTACCGGGGACGATCACCGTGATTCTCATCGAGCACGACATGGATGTGGCGCTGCAAGCCGCCGACTGGGTGACGGTGATGCACAACGGGTCCATTTTCGCCGAGGGCGATCCGGACGAGATCCAGGACAACCAAGTCGTCCTGGACATCTACCTAGGAGCCCGCGGACATGAGTGA
- a CDS encoding FCD domain-containing protein, with product MSGPTGHRSDPVERNVLSAQVKDRILQQILEGELAPGSRIVETRIARELGTSQAPVREALRDLATLGLVDMEPYRGARVRRPTKVELVEAMEVRAELEALAARQACKRIDDGVLADLRGLIDEMQGFADAGDAHAHALNNTEFHATVVRASGNKTLERIWSMLEPYARTYVTAMAPGTDLTWLTQRHAGIVEALEARDPERAGEAMRVHAREAQELILSMDESMFGKKTSGAREDD from the coding sequence ATGAGCGGTCCAACCGGGCATCGTTCGGATCCCGTGGAGCGCAACGTACTGAGTGCGCAGGTGAAGGACCGGATCTTGCAGCAGATCCTCGAGGGCGAGCTGGCACCCGGGTCTCGTATCGTCGAGACCCGGATCGCCCGCGAACTCGGAACGAGCCAGGCCCCGGTGCGCGAGGCGCTCCGGGACCTGGCGACGCTCGGTCTCGTCGATATGGAGCCCTATCGCGGTGCTCGTGTCCGGCGACCGACGAAAGTCGAGCTCGTGGAGGCGATGGAGGTGCGCGCAGAGTTGGAGGCGCTCGCCGCCAGGCAGGCCTGCAAGCGCATCGATGACGGTGTGCTGGCAGATCTTCGAGGGCTGATCGACGAGATGCAGGGCTTCGCCGACGCCGGGGACGCCCATGCCCATGCGTTGAACAACACCGAATTCCACGCGACCGTGGTGCGAGCATCCGGCAACAAGACCCTGGAACGGATATGGTCGATGCTGGAGCCGTACGCCCGCACCTACGTCACCGCCATGGCCCCCGGAACCGACCTGACATGGCTCACGCAGCGTCATGCCGGCATCGTCGAAGCGCTCGAAGCTCGAGATCCGGAGAGAGCGGGTGAGGCCATGCGGGTCCATGCCCGTGAAGCCCAGGAGCTGATCCTGTCCATGGACGAATCGATGTTCGGTAAGAAGACCTCCGGCGCCAGGGAGGATGATTGA
- a CDS encoding ABC transporter substrate-binding protein, whose product MSQNWRRSWAVLALFLALALIATACGGGTTETTAAAPSADATTTSTTAAAASGGEVIRLGVLATLEGPFVEPGKDGIRGVYMALAEFGGDSEGKGAVVAGHPIEVFVESTDATAEVARDKARKLFEEDNVDIIIGPLSGDEGINLARYMQGVPDKTMLNGTSAAQDTTMDPEIRSRNFFRWGTDGVQWQAGLGSYAYNEKGYRKMVTLGEDYSFPYSQVEGFMIEFCREGGTVAKKLWTPLGETDYSSIIAEIQGISDLDAVYVALGGNDAINFLTQMLDFGLDLPLVGGSITVDQSILGAKAPRIREVVIGTPAAGPIADDIQDQVYVDWVKAYQTLWEEGKDYPLTGIRFPLPSLFAHGYFVDAKAALLALEEVGGDLSGGQEAFREALRNLEYESPTGMVSVDHNQNAIANEYVTEVTERADGVLYNKLVKVAEQVNQTLGEPEDFFFPNGTYQGPSREYPSCP is encoded by the coding sequence ATGAGTCAGAACTGGAGAAGATCGTGGGCAGTGCTAGCCCTGTTCCTCGCGTTGGCGCTGATTGCCACCGCCTGTGGCGGAGGCACCACCGAGACAACGGCTGCGGCACCGTCTGCGGATGCAACGACCACAAGTACCACGGCGGCTGCCGCGTCGGGTGGTGAGGTCATCAGGCTGGGTGTACTTGCCACGCTGGAAGGGCCTTTCGTCGAACCCGGCAAGGATGGCATCCGGGGTGTCTACATGGCGCTGGCCGAATTCGGTGGCGACAGTGAGGGCAAAGGCGCGGTCGTTGCCGGTCACCCGATCGAGGTGTTCGTTGAGAGCACCGACGCCACAGCCGAGGTGGCTCGTGACAAAGCTCGCAAGCTGTTCGAAGAAGACAACGTGGACATCATCATCGGACCACTGTCCGGCGATGAGGGGATCAACCTGGCTCGCTACATGCAAGGCGTACCGGACAAGACGATGTTGAACGGTACCTCTGCAGCGCAGGACACGACGATGGATCCGGAGATCCGCTCGAGGAACTTCTTCCGCTGGGGCACCGACGGTGTCCAGTGGCAGGCGGGTCTCGGGAGTTATGCCTACAACGAAAAGGGTTATCGCAAGATGGTGACCCTCGGCGAGGACTACTCGTTCCCCTACAGCCAGGTCGAGGGCTTCATGATCGAGTTCTGTCGGGAGGGTGGCACCGTGGCAAAGAAGCTGTGGACCCCGCTCGGTGAGACGGACTACAGCTCGATCATCGCCGAGATCCAGGGCATTTCCGATCTCGACGCCGTGTATGTCGCCTTGGGTGGCAACGACGCCATCAACTTCCTGACGCAGATGCTGGACTTCGGTCTGGATCTGCCTCTCGTTGGTGGTTCGATCACCGTCGACCAGTCGATCCTCGGAGCGAAGGCTCCCCGGATCCGAGAGGTCGTGATCGGTACGCCGGCGGCAGGTCCCATCGCCGACGATATCCAGGACCAGGTCTACGTGGACTGGGTCAAGGCATATCAGACGCTCTGGGAGGAAGGCAAGGACTACCCGCTGACCGGGATTCGGTTCCCGCTGCCGTCGCTGTTCGCACATGGCTACTTCGTGGATGCCAAGGCGGCCCTGCTGGCACTCGAAGAGGTCGGCGGAGACTTGTCGGGTGGGCAGGAGGCCTTCCGTGAGGCGCTGCGCAACCTCGAGTACGAGTCTCCGACCGGTATGGTCAGCGTGGATCACAACCAGAACGCGATCGCGAACGAGTACGTGACCGAGGTCACCGAACGTGCCGATGGCGTGCTGTACAACAAGCTGGTCAAGGTCGCCGAGCAGGTGAACCAGACGCTTGGAGAGCCCGAGGACTTCTTCTTCCCGAACGGGACCTACCAGGGTCCATCTCGAGAGTACCCAAGCTGTCCGTGA
- a CDS encoding phosphoenolpyruvate hydrolase family protein has translation MTGQEALAKLRKTLDDGGVIIGAGAGTGISAKCAEAGGTDLIIIYNSGRYRMAGRGSLAGLMPYGDANAIVIDMASEVLPIVKHTPVLAGVCGTDPFRLMDKFLDLVDETGFAGVQNFPTVGLIDGTFRKNLEETGMGYDLEVEMIRLAHEKGLLTTPYVFDEDSAQAMAEAGADVVVAHMGLTTKGSIGAETALTIEGAAERVQRIRDAAVAVRDDIIVLCHGGPIAEPEDAAYVLTNTTGVAGFFGASSMERLPTEIAMTANMKRFKSISR, from the coding sequence ATGACGGGACAAGAGGCGCTGGCGAAGTTGCGCAAGACGCTCGACGACGGTGGCGTGATCATCGGAGCGGGAGCCGGCACCGGTATCTCGGCGAAGTGCGCCGAGGCAGGTGGGACGGATCTCATCATCATCTACAACTCCGGTCGGTATCGCATGGCGGGGAGAGGGTCGCTCGCCGGGCTCATGCCGTACGGCGACGCCAACGCGATCGTGATCGACATGGCCAGCGAGGTCCTGCCGATCGTAAAGCACACGCCGGTCCTGGCGGGAGTGTGCGGCACCGATCCATTCCGGCTGATGGACAAGTTCCTGGACTTGGTGGATGAGACGGGTTTCGCCGGTGTACAGAACTTCCCGACGGTCGGGCTGATCGACGGAACATTCCGCAAGAACCTCGAAGAGACCGGGATGGGCTATGACCTCGAGGTCGAGATGATCCGCCTGGCCCACGAGAAGGGCCTGCTGACGACCCCTTATGTGTTCGACGAGGACTCGGCCCAGGCGATGGCAGAGGCGGGAGCGGACGTCGTCGTGGCCCACATGGGGCTGACCACGAAGGGCTCGATAGGCGCCGAGACCGCCCTGACGATCGAGGGAGCGGCCGAACGCGTGCAACGGATCCGCGACGCAGCGGTCGCGGTGAGAGACGACATCATCGTCCTGTGTCACGGAGGCCCGATCGCGGAGCCGGAGGATGCCGCGTATGTCCTCACCAACACGACCGGTGTTGCAGGATTCTTTGGTGCATCCAGCATGGAGCGTCTGCCCACGGAGATCGCCATGACCGCAAACATGAAGAGGTTCAAGAGTATCAGTCGCTAG
- a CDS encoding ATP-binding cassette domain-containing protein produces the protein MSEALLQIKSLNAYYGRSHVLQDVDLTVGDEPISLIGRNGMGKTTLCNAIMGLVPAASGSIVFDGAELTNRKTHWIAAQGLGYVPQGRRLFPSLTVAEHLRLVERKGSANAWDIDRVYELFPPLADRRAFGASLLSGGEQQMLAIARALLLHPRLLVMDEPSEGLAPVIVDQLVEILQGLKEHGIGLLLIEQNLGVATSVSDRLAVMVGGRIALETTSERMLADRDAQRQYLGVSPHGEKQEHED, from the coding sequence ATGAGTGAGGCACTGCTCCAGATCAAGTCGCTCAATGCCTACTACGGGCGCAGCCATGTGCTGCAGGATGTCGACCTGACGGTAGGCGATGAGCCGATCTCGCTGATCGGGCGAAACGGCATGGGAAAGACAACGCTCTGCAACGCGATCATGGGACTCGTTCCGGCGGCCTCGGGCAGTATCGTGTTCGACGGCGCCGAGTTGACCAACCGAAAGACCCACTGGATTGCCGCTCAGGGCCTCGGGTATGTGCCGCAGGGCCGGAGGCTGTTCCCTTCCCTCACCGTGGCGGAGCACTTGAGACTCGTAGAGAGGAAAGGCAGTGCCAACGCTTGGGACATCGATCGTGTGTACGAGCTGTTCCCACCCCTGGCGGATCGCCGGGCGTTCGGTGCTTCGCTGCTGTCCGGCGGTGAGCAGCAGATGCTGGCCATCGCACGAGCGCTGTTGCTCCATCCCCGGTTGTTGGTGATGGACGAGCCATCGGAAGGCCTGGCACCGGTCATCGTCGATCAGCTCGTCGAGATTCTGCAAGGGTTGAAGGAGCACGGAATCGGGTTGCTCCTCATCGAACAGAACCTGGGTGTCGCGACGAGCGTCTCGGACCGTCTTGCAGTGATGGTTGGTGGAAGGATTGCACTCGAAACAACCTCCGAACGGATGCTCGCCGATCGCGACGCGCAGCGCCAGTACCTGGGTGTCAGCCCGCACGGAGAAAAGCAGGAACACGAGGATTGA
- a CDS encoding branched-chain amino acid ABC transporter permease, whose translation MDKFLISSFNGITLAALYFIVASGFSLIFGVMRIVNLAHGSLYLAGAYLGWEVGDATGNWWLGLIVGAFAMMLLGILLQVGIFSWMQGEDLRQAMITIGISIVIADQMLARYGGFAYQFPYPDFLRGATLIPLLAIRYPTYRLFLVVIATVLGVLLWLLLSKTKLGMTIRAGIDDRDMLSALGVNVARVFVVVFALGAFLAGFAGVIGGTAFSIIPGEDARFLVASLVVVIVGGMGSLGGAAVGALLVGMASQYSLAYISTYAPLVTFALMTLVLALRPRGLFGREAREGF comes from the coding sequence GTGGACAAGTTTCTGATCTCTTCTTTCAATGGCATCACGCTCGCCGCCCTTTACTTCATCGTGGCGAGTGGCTTCAGCCTCATCTTCGGTGTCATGCGCATCGTCAATCTGGCCCACGGTTCGCTCTATCTCGCCGGCGCCTACCTGGGTTGGGAGGTCGGCGACGCCACCGGCAACTGGTGGCTGGGGCTCATCGTCGGGGCGTTCGCAATGATGCTGCTGGGCATCCTTTTGCAGGTGGGGATCTTCAGTTGGATGCAGGGGGAGGATCTTCGACAGGCGATGATCACCATTGGAATCTCGATCGTCATCGCCGACCAGATGCTCGCTCGCTACGGAGGATTCGCCTACCAGTTCCCGTACCCCGACTTCCTCAGAGGCGCCACGCTGATCCCCCTCCTCGCAATTCGCTATCCCACCTATCGGCTCTTCCTGGTCGTGATCGCCACCGTGCTCGGCGTGCTCCTGTGGCTTCTCCTGTCCAAAACCAAGCTCGGCATGACGATTCGAGCAGGTATCGACGACCGGGACATGCTTTCGGCCCTCGGTGTCAACGTCGCCCGGGTGTTCGTCGTCGTATTCGCCCTCGGAGCATTCCTGGCAGGCTTCGCCGGGGTGATCGGGGGGACGGCGTTCTCCATCATTCCCGGAGAAGATGCCCGGTTCCTCGTGGCGTCGCTGGTCGTGGTCATCGTCGGCGGCATGGGCAGCCTCGGTGGCGCAGCAGTGGGCGCCCTGTTGGTGGGCATGGCCAGCCAGTACAGCCTGGCGTACATCTCCACCTACGCGCCTCTGGTCACGTTTGCGCTGATGACCCTCGTCCTGGCACTTCGGCCGCGGGGCCTGTTCGGCCGGGAAGCACGAGAGGGGTTCTAG
- a CDS encoding branched-chain amino acid ABC transporter permease has protein sequence MDRIVAALKDWRVAVGAVLAVFLVLLPVLVSEFWVTEIASKSLWMGIIALSLIFLVKFGGMISFAQLATAGLAGYAVAYVGFHETGSWLLGVVLGVLVATLAGALFGLISVRTEGIYLLMITLALGMLVFFFANQNCEIFNCHRGIGPVPPPKIGPLDLQSPNSFYYFSLVIAAFVYALVRYVGRAPFGLALQGIRDNPRRMRSLGYWVGLHKVLAFGFAGFIAGLGGILMVWHRVNMSPSVVDLTRNIDILIVAVVGGIAYAEGAFLGAVFFNVADTFTAEFFTRERFNTIIGLVFVALLILSPNGLLGIPARVRRALRRTPLKGEAVLSEGEETVESELS, from the coding sequence ATGGATCGGATCGTTGCCGCGCTGAAGGACTGGAGAGTCGCCGTCGGAGCGGTTCTGGCGGTGTTCCTGGTCCTGCTCCCGGTGCTCGTGTCCGAGTTCTGGGTGACGGAGATCGCCAGCAAGTCGCTGTGGATGGGCATCATCGCATTAAGTCTGATCTTCCTCGTCAAGTTCGGCGGGATGATCTCCTTCGCCCAGCTGGCCACTGCGGGGCTCGCCGGCTACGCGGTGGCGTACGTCGGTTTCCACGAGACGGGTAGCTGGCTGCTCGGGGTCGTCCTCGGGGTCCTGGTTGCGACGCTCGCCGGGGCGCTGTTCGGACTCATCTCCGTGCGCACCGAGGGGATCTATCTGCTGATGATCACTCTCGCCCTGGGGATGCTGGTGTTCTTCTTCGCGAACCAGAACTGTGAGATCTTCAACTGTCATCGGGGCATCGGTCCCGTGCCGCCTCCGAAGATCGGGCCACTCGACCTGCAGTCCCCGAACTCCTTCTACTACTTCTCACTGGTCATCGCCGCTTTCGTGTATGCACTCGTGCGCTACGTGGGCCGGGCGCCGTTCGGTCTGGCCTTGCAGGGGATACGGGACAACCCTCGGCGGATGCGCTCGCTCGGGTACTGGGTGGGTCTGCACAAGGTGCTGGCGTTCGGCTTCGCAGGTTTCATCGCCGGGCTGGGTGGCATCCTGATGGTTTGGCACCGGGTCAACATGTCCCCATCGGTGGTCGACCTGACGCGCAACATCGACATTCTGATCGTTGCGGTCGTTGGAGGCATCGCGTACGCAGAGGGGGCATTCCTCGGTGCGGTCTTCTTCAACGTGGCAGATACGTTCACGGCCGAGTTCTTCACCCGTGAACGGTTCAACACAATCATCGGGCTGGTCTTTGTCGCGTTGCTGATCCTCTCGCCCAACGGGCTGTTGGGGATTCCTGCCCGTGTTCGCCGAGCGCTGCGACGTACCCCGCTCAAGGGGGAGGCCGTGCTTTCGGAGGGAGAGGAGACCGTGGAATCAGAGCTTTCATAA